In a genomic window of Allomeiothermus silvanus DSM 9946:
- a CDS encoding rolling circle replication-associated protein produces the protein MNAHRYRPKGPGWAERWAELRAEVRARLLRLREVGPDGKKVKAHLEAFRKRFERKFGTSWGLIWKLEFQRRGAPHIHLFLWNCNDIDPTELRAWIGRAWAEIVAGSDLSAYFDPQKLALYDAYREQGGREFAEAMLEGMGLNAGTWNHIRAGTGVEVIREKHWGYLAKEVQGGMNKAYQHDVPRRYRNVGRWWGYWRYNRAGWIELFYDLASASMQEIKEAIVKPFEAAIKTLPKACTDFKKRAKAALTRFLKTGSLAAQKVDSDGVVTEGAYGYLTVWGRAGVQAAIGAL, from the coding sequence ATGAACGCCCACCGCTACCGACCCAAGGGGCCAGGCTGGGCCGAGCGCTGGGCCGAGCTGCGGGCTGAAGTCCGTGCGCGGCTTTTGCGGCTGCGCGAGGTCGGGCCGGATGGCAAAAAAGTAAAGGCGCACCTCGAGGCCTTCCGCAAAAGATTTGAACGCAAATTTGGAACATCGTGGGGGTTGATTTGGAAGTTGGAGTTCCAGCGGAGAGGGGCTCCACACATCCATCTCTTTTTGTGGAACTGCAACGACATCGACCCTACGGAACTCCGGGCCTGGATAGGCCGGGCCTGGGCAGAGATAGTTGCCGGATCAGACCTGAGCGCATATTTCGATCCACAGAAACTAGCGCTATATGACGCCTACCGCGAGCAGGGGGGAAGAGAATTTGCCGAAGCTATGCTCGAAGGCATGGGGCTAAACGCGGGCACTTGGAATCACATTAGGGCGGGAACTGGCGTGGAAGTAATTCGGGAAAAACATTGGGGGTATTTGGCTAAGGAGGTGCAGGGTGGGATGAATAAAGCGTATCAACACGATGTGCCACGCAGGTATCGCAACGTGGGCCGTTGGTGGGGATACTGGCGTTATAACCGTGCCGGCTGGATTGAGCTATTTTACGATCTCGCCAGCGCTTCTATGCAGGAAATCAAAGAGGCTATTGTAAAGCCGTTTGAGGCCGCCATAAAAACCCTGCCTAAGGCGTGTACGGATTTCAAAAAAAGAGCAAAGGCCGCACTTACCCGTTTTCTCAAAACAGGATCATTAGCCGCGCAAAAAGTCGATTCTGACGGCGTAGTTACCGAGGGGGCCTACGGCTATCTCACTGTATGGGGCCGAGCCGGAGTACAGGCCGCTATAGGGGCGCTATGA
- a CDS encoding M23 family metallopeptidase: MLFKNIELRKLPKWALPAAALIGFLVLMMRTNPKPKGARPSGRYFYPMNPFVLPPTTGWMDTEYHDYGVRDHRGSGYLVRPGYWHPAVDLNNPGGGDSDCGQSVHAITDGVVIVAGWAPVIGERAVIWHEGPGVWSVYWHLRNLEVKPGSVVMAGQKIAEVGRMASGGFCHLHFGVYYAQPPSWDYFPNELNVPKEKSVWLKYSVDPLQFLNKNKAQLPPKWERD; the protein is encoded by the coding sequence GTGCTGTTCAAGAATATCGAGCTGCGCAAGCTGCCCAAATGGGCACTCCCGGCAGCGGCCCTAATCGGGTTCCTAGTGCTGATGATGCGAACTAACCCCAAACCCAAAGGGGCCAGGCCATCGGGGCGTTACTTTTACCCCATGAATCCCTTTGTGCTGCCCCCCACCACCGGTTGGATGGATACCGAATACCACGACTACGGAGTGCGCGACCACCGGGGAAGCGGCTACCTGGTGCGCCCTGGGTACTGGCATCCGGCGGTAGACCTCAACAACCCCGGCGGGGGGGATAGCGACTGTGGGCAAAGCGTTCACGCCATCACCGACGGGGTGGTGATCGTAGCCGGGTGGGCTCCGGTGATCGGGGAACGGGCGGTGATATGGCACGAAGGGCCGGGAGTGTGGTCGGTGTACTGGCATCTGCGCAACCTCGAGGTCAAACCCGGTAGCGTGGTTATGGCCGGGCAAAAAATTGCCGAAGTGGGGCGAATGGCATCCGGCGGGTTCTGCCACCTGCACTTCGGCGTGTACTACGCTCAACCCCCAAGCTGGGACTACTTTCCCAACGAACTGAACGTGCCCAAAGAAAAAAGCGTATGGCTCAAGTACTCGGTGGACCCGCTGCAATTCCTGAACAAAAACAAAGCCCAGCTACCGCCTAAATGGGAGCGTGACTAA
- a CDS encoding lytic transglycosylase domain-containing protein: MAQLARNPWVWLGAIGALILLRPRGGLEANAKPAPTPRDGAGCGYPRSDLPPAVAKTNAELIERTWGIILADNGRVNDLAQSYGYEAPPGQYARDLAAALVGAAQSAGVPLDLLVAQSRRESNHVPTVVTNTYLSIGWEDAAIRRAVANNWAIGPLQVKPGVFPEVGLPSPSRWLGDPVRWSSQARLRDAVLAGARYLAKQKSRYGTWCAALHAYTVGPTAYANGARADGYVSQIIAWANGYTELRT, encoded by the coding sequence TTGGCTCAACTCGCACGTAATCCCTGGGTGTGGCTGGGGGCCATCGGGGCGCTTATCCTGCTGCGGCCTAGAGGGGGCCTCGAGGCCAACGCCAAGCCTGCACCCACCCCCAGGGATGGGGCAGGGTGCGGCTATCCTCGCTCCGACCTGCCACCCGCCGTCGCAAAAACCAATGCCGAGCTGATCGAGCGGACCTGGGGGATAATCCTGGCCGATAATGGGCGGGTAAACGATTTGGCCCAGAGTTACGGCTACGAAGCCCCACCAGGGCAATACGCCCGCGACCTGGCCGCCGCGCTAGTGGGAGCGGCACAGAGCGCCGGAGTGCCGCTGGATTTGCTCGTGGCACAATCCAGACGGGAATCAAACCACGTGCCCACCGTTGTAACAAACACGTATTTGAGCATCGGATGGGAGGATGCCGCCATTCGACGGGCAGTTGCAAATAACTGGGCCATTGGGCCACTCCAGGTCAAGCCGGGAGTATTCCCCGAGGTCGGCTTGCCGTCCCCGAGTCGCTGGCTGGGCGACCCGGTGAGGTGGAGTAGTCAAGCCCGGCTCAGGGATGCAGTATTAGCCGGAGCACGATATTTAGCCAAACAAAAAAGTCGCTACGGTACATGGTGCGCCGCACTACACGCCTATACCGTAGGGCCTACGGCATACGCCAATGGGGCCAGGGCAGACGGGTATGTGAGCCAGATTATTGCTTGGGCCAACGGGTACACGGAGCTGCGCACATAA
- a CDS encoding integrase core domain-containing protein has product MQFTTVGREIWRGARQAQRLAEANASDPEVQERLRKLRLVKALRESKKSWKEIQDLVGISRATYHRWQKALKEKGLAGLKPRSRRPKHLRTKVHWTPGLLIRIETLRKENPTWGRWSIWLTLRKEGFQMSERTVGRILAYLEKHRRIESVAGYLARTQRGKLKRRVNRPYAKRKPRGYEARAPGDLVQVDTLTLTLGPGSMVKHFSAIDLHSRFVLAEVHSRATAKLSEGFLSLLLARAPFPIRAIQVDGGSEFMAEFEEACCALGIALFVLPPRSPKLNGHVERMQRTFKEEFYTRPLPTPLSELQAELDTYLDYYNRRRPHMALGGLAPLEFLAKMQEESVPLRVSNVLTDYKPLSCSGYTSSMWACSSVDRAAAF; this is encoded by the coding sequence GTGCAGTTTACCACCGTTGGCCGAGAGATATGGAGAGGCGCTAGACAAGCACAGAGGCTGGCCGAGGCCAACGCAAGCGACCCAGAGGTCCAGGAACGTCTGCGCAAGCTCCGACTGGTCAAAGCCCTGCGTGAAAGTAAAAAGAGCTGGAAGGAGATCCAGGACCTGGTCGGGATCAGCCGGGCCACCTACCACCGCTGGCAAAAAGCCCTAAAAGAAAAGGGCCTGGCTGGACTCAAACCCCGCTCCCGCCGCCCTAAGCACCTGCGCACAAAGGTCCACTGGACCCCAGGGCTGCTCATTAGAATAGAAACTCTCCGCAAGGAAAACCCCACCTGGGGACGCTGGTCCATCTGGCTTACCCTCCGCAAGGAGGGTTTCCAGATGAGCGAACGCACGGTGGGGCGCATCCTGGCCTACCTGGAGAAGCACCGACGTATCGAGAGCGTGGCCGGCTACCTGGCCCGGACTCAAAGAGGGAAGCTAAAGCGAAGGGTAAACCGGCCCTACGCCAAAAGGAAGCCCCGAGGATACGAGGCCAGGGCTCCTGGGGACCTGGTCCAGGTGGACACCCTCACCCTGACCTTAGGACCGGGAAGCATGGTCAAGCACTTCTCGGCGATTGACCTCCATAGCCGGTTTGTCCTGGCGGAGGTGCACAGCCGGGCCACGGCTAAGCTTTCTGAGGGGTTCTTGTCCTTGCTTCTGGCCAGGGCCCCTTTTCCCATCCGGGCCATCCAGGTGGATGGGGGCAGCGAGTTCATGGCCGAGTTTGAGGAGGCCTGCTGTGCTCTGGGGATTGCCTTGTTTGTGCTACCGCCGAGGAGTCCTAAACTCAATGGTCACGTGGAGCGGATGCAGCGGACCTTCAAGGAGGAGTTCTACACCCGGCCTTTGCCCACCCCGCTCAGCGAGCTGCAGGCAGAGCTGGATACCTACCTGGACTACTACAACCGCCGAAGGCCTCACATGGCCCTGGGGGGTCTTGCTCCGCTGGAGTTTTTGGCTAAGATGCAAGAGGAGTCGGTTCCTCTAAGAGTCTCAAATGTGTTGACCGATTACAAGCCCTTGTCCTGCTCGGGCTATACTAGCTCGATGTGGGCCTGTAGCTCAGTGGATAGAGCAGCGGCCTTCTAA
- the uraD gene encoding 2-oxo-4-hydroxy-4-carboxy-5-ureidoimidazoline decarboxylase, with amino-acid sequence MGSIPLSEVNQMDQAAFVEALGWVFEGSPWVAERAWATRPWSSLEMLHQAMCKMVEAAPIALKLALVRAHPDLGSRARMAEASVQEQKGAGLDALTAEEFDRLQRLNRFYREKFGFPFILAVRGKTKGEILQALEERLQSDKETEFETALEQIYTIAWFRLSEAVGA; translated from the coding sequence ATGGGATCCATTCCCTTGAGCGAAGTTAACCAAATGGACCAGGCTGCATTTGTCGAGGCGCTGGGGTGGGTGTTCGAAGGCTCTCCCTGGGTAGCTGAGCGAGCTTGGGCCACCCGTCCTTGGAGCAGCCTAGAGATGCTGCACCAGGCCATGTGCAAAATGGTTGAGGCAGCCCCTATAGCTCTCAAGTTAGCATTGGTGCGCGCTCACCCCGACCTGGGCAGCCGGGCCCGAATGGCGGAAGCTTCTGTCCAGGAGCAAAAAGGGGCTGGGTTGGATGCCCTGACCGCTGAGGAATTCGACCGGCTCCAGCGGCTCAACCGCTTCTACCGGGAGAAGTTTGGTTTTCCCTTTATCCTAGCGGTGCGGGGCAAAACCAAAGGCGAAATCTTGCAGGCGCTAGAAGAACGTTTGCAAAGCGACAAGGAGACCGAATTCGAGACCGCGCTCGAGCAAATCTATACAATCGCTTGGTTCCGCTTGAGCGAGGCGGTAGGCGCTTAG
- a CDS encoding urate hydroxylase PuuD — MDPLHQDRLRVVRWPWIVALLVIFGIGVALTVANGWQAHAKEFLNLLVRWLHIIYGIAWIGASFYFIFLENALERHNVRPELSGNIWTIHGGGVYYLEKYKTAPPKLPPYLHWFKWDAYLTWVTGFLLLVIVYYSDPRANLLPPGSSLAGWLAVFIAVGSLVGAWLVYVGLSRTPLLHRPALFLWVGGVLVAGVAWALSQIYSGRGAFMQVGAMLGTIMAANVFFVIIPSQKALVRAAQKGEALDPAFVSWVQLRSRHNNYLTLPVLFTMIAHHFPFTYTHGANWLILVLLFAAGVAVRHFINVTEQQHHTTLKTGGAMPYLLVVAAVLALGVFYLTAPKGGKAALSGEPVAFEEVRAIINTHCHVCHATHPTQPGFASAPAGVMFDTPQEIVAQAERIKQVAVDSEYMPLGNITHMTQEERSRLGAWVSQGAKGPVK, encoded by the coding sequence ATGGATCCCCTTCATCAAGACCGCTTGAGAGTTGTTCGCTGGCCTTGGATAGTAGCCCTGCTGGTGATCTTTGGCATCGGCGTGGCCCTGACCGTGGCCAATGGGTGGCAGGCCCATGCCAAAGAGTTTTTGAACTTACTGGTGCGCTGGCTGCACATCATCTACGGCATCGCCTGGATCGGGGCTAGCTTCTACTTCATCTTTTTGGAGAACGCCCTCGAGCGCCACAACGTACGTCCTGAGCTTTCCGGGAACATCTGGACTATCCACGGGGGAGGGGTATATTACCTCGAGAAGTATAAGACCGCACCCCCCAAGCTCCCGCCGTACCTGCACTGGTTTAAGTGGGATGCCTACTTGACTTGGGTGACAGGTTTCTTGCTGTTGGTCATCGTTTATTATTCTGATCCCCGAGCCAACCTGCTGCCCCCCGGAAGCTCGCTCGCAGGCTGGCTTGCCGTGTTTATCGCAGTGGGGAGCTTAGTAGGGGCTTGGCTAGTATATGTGGGCCTCTCGCGCACTCCGTTGTTGCACCGACCCGCCCTTTTCCTGTGGGTGGGGGGGGTGCTGGTGGCTGGGGTGGCCTGGGCGCTCTCGCAGATCTATAGCGGGCGTGGGGCTTTCATGCAGGTAGGGGCCATGCTCGGCACGATCATGGCGGCAAACGTCTTCTTCGTGATCATCCCCTCGCAAAAAGCCCTGGTTCGCGCTGCGCAGAAGGGGGAAGCCCTAGACCCGGCCTTCGTCAGCTGGGTGCAGCTGAGATCGCGCCATAACAACTACCTGACCCTGCCGGTCCTCTTCACCATGATCGCCCACCACTTTCCCTTTACCTACACCCACGGGGCTAACTGGCTGATCCTGGTGCTGCTCTTTGCGGCGGGGGTGGCGGTGCGCCACTTCATCAACGTGACCGAGCAACAGCACCACACGACCCTAAAGACCGGCGGAGCCATGCCCTATTTGCTGGTAGTTGCGGCGGTGTTGGCGTTGGGGGTCTTTTATCTCACCGCGCCCAAGGGCGGCAAGGCCGCCCTTAGCGGGGAACCGGTAGCCTTCGAGGAGGTTCGGGCCATCATCAACACCCACTGCCACGTCTGCCACGCGACCCATCCTACCCAGCCCGGTTTCGCTTCGGCTCCGGCGGGAGTGATGTTTGACACCCCTCAAGAGATCGTAGCCCAGGCCGAGCGGATCAAGCAGGTAGCGGTGGACTCCGAGTATATGCCGCTGGGAAACATCACCCACATGACCCAGGAAGAACGCTCCAGGCTCGGGGCTTGGGTCAGCCAAGGGGCTAAAGGTCCGGTAAAGTAG
- a CDS encoding metallophosphoesterase family protein, which produces MRIAVFSDVHGNRFALEAVLEDIRSQHPDALVNLGDQVWGAADPAGAWRLQQSLGAITVRGNTDEFLSKAGPYAELADWLKGQLEPDAPQRLMGFPVTAEVAEGEVVVAHGSLRNPSEALFLRFEGGQSHSASPQEMLAQVKAFPKARVVVVGHTHREMLQVLEGITFVNAGPVSRQFDGIPLARWVLLEKRGSGWTVGFRRVEYDVEAAARWALEHAPIGEVEAAHLRSGILPR; this is translated from the coding sequence ATGCGCATCGCGGTATTTTCGGACGTCCATGGCAATCGGTTTGCGCTCGAGGCAGTGCTGGAGGATATCCGCTCGCAACACCCCGACGCGCTGGTTAACCTGGGCGACCAGGTCTGGGGCGCTGCCGATCCAGCGGGAGCTTGGCGGCTCCAGCAAAGCCTAGGGGCCATTACCGTGCGGGGTAATACCGACGAGTTTTTAAGCAAAGCAGGCCCCTACGCGGAACTGGCCGATTGGCTTAAAGGACAGCTCGAGCCCGACGCCCCGCAGCGGCTCATGGGATTCCCCGTCACCGCCGAGGTGGCCGAAGGCGAGGTAGTGGTGGCCCACGGTTCGCTGCGTAACCCCTCGGAGGCGCTGTTTTTGCGTTTTGAGGGCGGCCAAAGCCATAGTGCTTCGCCGCAGGAGATGCTGGCTCAGGTGAAGGCTTTTCCCAAGGCGCGGGTGGTGGTGGTAGGGCACACCCACCGGGAGATGCTGCAGGTGCTCGAGGGAATCACCTTCGTCAACGCCGGGCCGGTTTCCCGGCAATTCGACGGTATTCCGCTGGCCCGCTGGGTGCTCTTGGAAAAGCGTGGCTCGGGCTGGACGGTCGGTTTCCGGCGGGTCGAGTACGATGTGGAAGCCGCCGCGCGGTGGGCCCTGGAGCACGCTCCTATCGGCGAGGTTGAGGCCGCCCACTTGCGCAGCGGAATCCTTCCGAGGTGA
- the uraH gene encoding hydroxyisourate hydrolase, with product MPRLSTHVLDTYHGAPAAGMTYALYKLPEPGFPAEPYLAASGFTDTDGRALLGEDLEAGVYELVFWVGEYFAKRGVVTSQPPFLDTVPVRFGMTEGKYHVPLLCSPWSYSTYRGS from the coding sequence ATGCCCCGCCTTTCTACCCACGTTCTCGACACCTATCACGGCGCTCCTGCCGCTGGGATGACCTACGCCCTCTATAAGCTGCCGGAACCTGGTTTCCCTGCCGAACCCTACCTGGCCGCAAGCGGGTTCACCGATACTGACGGGCGGGCTTTGCTAGGGGAGGACCTCGAGGCTGGGGTCTACGAACTGGTGTTTTGGGTGGGGGAGTACTTCGCCAAGCGGGGGGTAGTCACCTCCCAGCCTCCTTTCCTGGACACCGTGCCGGTGCGCTTCGGCATGACCGAGGGCAAATACCACGTCCCGCTGCTGTGCTCGCCTTGGAGCTACAGCACCTACCGCGGCTCCTGA